One region of Arthrobacter sp. StoSoilB22 genomic DNA includes:
- a CDS encoding amidohydrolase → MTSTATALQLDTRQTAKLHALYRHLHAHPELSMQEFATATLIEEQLDGLGIEHFRCGGTGVVGILRNGDGPVVAFRADSDGLPIEEATGLDYASRDTGTLPDGTVVPVMHGCGHDTHVASLLGAAELLAGNRDAWSGTLVLIFQPGEETAAGALAMLDDGLWDKAPRPEVIFGQHVMPRPVGTVAISSGPVAAMADSLRVTVHGQQSHGSQPQDSIDPIVMAAHMVTRLQGIVSRELDPRKSAVVTVGTFHAGLKENIIPASAEFTLNIRTFDDDVRGQVLAAIRRIIEAEAAASGAPQPDIEEMYRFPQCFNDPDAVPSVVEALRLALGDEAVEITPPMMGSEDFGHLGTAIGVPSVFWMIGGTPLDGHEGPGPTPVNHSPFFAPELEGSLAGGVSAAVAVLMSRLGH, encoded by the coding sequence ATGACGTCAACAGCTACCGCCCTCCAGCTCGATACCAGACAGACCGCCAAACTACATGCCTTGTACCGGCACCTTCACGCACATCCGGAACTCTCCATGCAGGAGTTCGCCACAGCTACCCTGATCGAGGAGCAACTGGACGGCCTGGGCATTGAGCATTTCCGCTGCGGCGGCACCGGGGTGGTGGGAATCCTGCGAAACGGCGACGGACCCGTGGTGGCCTTCCGCGCCGATTCCGATGGCTTGCCCATCGAGGAAGCTACCGGCTTGGACTACGCCAGCAGGGATACAGGCACACTGCCGGACGGCACGGTAGTCCCGGTCATGCACGGCTGTGGCCATGACACCCACGTGGCCAGCCTGCTGGGCGCCGCCGAACTGCTTGCGGGCAACCGGGATGCCTGGTCAGGAACGCTGGTGTTGATCTTCCAACCCGGCGAGGAGACTGCCGCCGGTGCCTTGGCAATGCTCGACGACGGACTGTGGGACAAAGCACCGCGGCCGGAAGTGATCTTCGGGCAGCATGTCATGCCCCGCCCGGTAGGTACGGTTGCGATTTCCAGTGGGCCGGTAGCCGCCATGGCGGATTCGCTCAGGGTCACGGTTCACGGCCAGCAGTCCCATGGCTCCCAGCCACAGGATTCCATCGACCCCATCGTGATGGCCGCCCACATGGTCACGCGGTTGCAGGGGATTGTGTCCCGCGAGTTGGATCCGCGGAAGTCCGCCGTCGTGACGGTGGGGACATTCCATGCCGGCCTCAAGGAAAACATCATCCCGGCCTCTGCCGAGTTCACCCTCAACATCCGAACTTTCGACGACGACGTCCGCGGCCAGGTTCTGGCCGCCATCCGCCGCATCATCGAGGCCGAAGCTGCCGCTTCCGGGGCACCACAGCCGGACATCGAGGAGATGTACCGCTTCCCGCAATGTTTCAACGATCCCGACGCCGTTCCGTCCGTTGTTGAGGCCCTGCGGCTTGCGTTGGGGGACGAGGCAGTCGAAATCACCCCACCGATGATGGGCAGCGAGGACTTTGGGCACCTGGGCACCGCCATCGGAGTGCCGTCCGTGTTCTGGATGATCGGTGGCACACCGCTGGACGGACATGAAGGGCCTGGTCCCACCCCCGTCAACCATTCGCCGTTCTTCGCTCCCGAGCTGGAAGGTTCGCTGGCCGGGGGAGTCTCCGCCGCCGTCGCCGTGTTGATGTCCCGGCTGGGCCACTAA
- a CDS encoding DUF6226 family protein has translation MGEIEDLFGGPASGLSAPLSNKAVLKGQTALSRRSAQYRPAAEDAAPVKHLAGYAPFVAFCASRGVPAGQLASDVSALLAFLRTNIDGIPGDPGLNEAATIFVGNVIAAMRPEAHWTVMADGSREVGDRDMMITVDRLMDGLGEADDGMVAGLLTHLTEWADDEPDGPELPALRPVPSGQFREPFVRPELPSRDYRNADGEAIGYGNRWGADSPPEDSYSVETHRERFEGLHTVARALVEYLESEYDVDVSWDPAHAADAAMNIAEVIDVARLTPRDPLAAPLTFVVTGSPGVVLHAGALHNFAFPICGCDACDETAESEASRMEELVLGVAAGGYGERYPVGRKRWAEYALFAADGSGNRSGRGPVGATPAQLAAAEERLQAVPDGWRPWPLRRGGTSTRVSAPGPA, from the coding sequence ATGGGGGAAATTGAAGATCTTTTTGGCGGGCCTGCATCTGGATTGTCAGCACCGCTTTCCAACAAAGCCGTGCTGAAAGGACAGACGGCGCTGTCTCGACGGAGTGCTCAATATAGGCCAGCGGCGGAGGACGCAGCCCCGGTCAAGCACCTTGCCGGGTACGCGCCCTTCGTGGCGTTCTGCGCAAGCAGAGGAGTTCCCGCAGGGCAGCTTGCCTCCGACGTGAGCGCGTTGCTGGCATTCCTGCGCACCAACATAGACGGCATCCCGGGCGACCCCGGCCTCAATGAAGCCGCCACCATCTTCGTTGGAAACGTCATTGCGGCCATGCGGCCGGAAGCGCACTGGACAGTGATGGCGGACGGATCCCGCGAAGTAGGCGACCGCGACATGATGATCACGGTGGACCGCTTGATGGACGGTCTGGGGGAGGCCGACGACGGGATGGTGGCCGGCCTCCTCACGCACCTTACGGAGTGGGCGGACGACGAGCCGGACGGTCCCGAGCTCCCCGCGTTGCGGCCGGTCCCCAGTGGGCAATTCCGTGAACCTTTTGTGCGGCCGGAGCTGCCCTCACGTGACTATCGCAATGCTGACGGCGAAGCGATCGGATACGGGAACCGATGGGGCGCAGATAGCCCACCTGAGGACTCCTACAGCGTGGAAACTCACAGGGAACGGTTTGAAGGGCTCCATACGGTGGCCCGGGCGTTGGTTGAGTATCTGGAGAGCGAGTACGACGTCGATGTCAGCTGGGATCCGGCGCACGCGGCGGATGCGGCCATGAACATCGCTGAGGTGATCGACGTCGCGCGGCTGACCCCTCGGGACCCGCTCGCCGCTCCGCTGACGTTCGTGGTGACCGGTTCTCCGGGGGTGGTGCTCCACGCCGGTGCGCTGCACAACTTTGCGTTCCCTATCTGCGGTTGCGATGCTTGTGACGAGACCGCCGAGAGCGAAGCGTCCCGCATGGAGGAGCTGGTCCTTGGCGTTGCAGCAGGCGGCTACGGCGAACGCTACCCCGTGGGCCGGAAGCGGTGGGCGGAGTATGCGCTCTTCGCTGCTGATGGATCCGGCAACCGTAGCGGGCGTGGCCCCGTGGGAGCCACGCCCGCTCAACTAGCCGCCGCTGAGGAGCGACTCCAAGCCGTCCCGGATGGGTGGAGGCCATGGCCACTCAGGAGGGGCGGAACGTCTACTCGAGTTTCGGCGCCAGGACCCGCCTAG
- a CDS encoding HipA domain-containing protein: MSPRKTLDVYLRGDRIGELRGNGLKLSFQYAPQVLAAYGAGSILLSLSLPLTRKRLDGVEVYNFFDGLLPEGQVRSNLAKEHGVTVPDAFGLLRVLGADCAGAVQVLPSGEPPAREDAAAPMTAEEVINVVESLPTWDLPENFMVTASLGGVQSKVLLSQHGDGWAWPGSGSVSTHIIKPEPLESTIPELLPAEDWALRTAAAAGLPAAKAHLESFGSRRAIIVERFDRTGEGSRLHQEDFTQALALASEAKYEGTTAPPSRLTRLVNAAAPHTRDEAAFRRDLLRAVTFNLLIGNGDAHSKNYSLMLRDGGEVLLAPLYDVAPTLLLYQPSGLAGHAVSGQIRLGYITLEHLVAEGAAWGMDDDDARQTVASTLERVAAAAAETAPPESLGFLSELIAVRAQDLLNGGTARRVLAPKLE; encoded by the coding sequence ATGAGCCCCCGCAAGACCCTTGACGTGTACCTGCGCGGGGACCGAATCGGTGAGCTGCGCGGCAACGGCCTCAAGCTGTCCTTCCAGTACGCCCCGCAGGTGCTGGCCGCCTACGGTGCCGGGTCCATCCTGCTATCACTGTCCCTGCCGCTGACTAGAAAGCGCTTGGATGGGGTGGAAGTCTACAACTTCTTTGACGGCCTCTTGCCCGAAGGCCAGGTCCGTTCCAACCTGGCCAAAGAACACGGTGTCACCGTCCCGGACGCTTTTGGGCTGCTCCGCGTCCTGGGCGCCGACTGCGCCGGGGCCGTCCAAGTCCTGCCGTCAGGGGAACCCCCCGCACGTGAGGACGCTGCAGCGCCCATGACCGCAGAAGAGGTCATCAACGTGGTCGAATCCCTGCCTACGTGGGACCTGCCGGAGAATTTCATGGTCACTGCGTCCTTGGGCGGTGTCCAATCCAAGGTGCTGCTGTCCCAACATGGCGACGGCTGGGCCTGGCCAGGCAGTGGTTCGGTGTCGACCCACATCATCAAGCCCGAACCACTCGAGTCCACCATCCCGGAGCTGCTCCCCGCCGAGGACTGGGCTTTGCGGACAGCAGCCGCGGCAGGGCTTCCCGCGGCCAAAGCCCATCTGGAAAGCTTCGGATCCCGTCGGGCCATCATCGTGGAGCGCTTCGACCGCACAGGCGAGGGCAGCCGGTTGCACCAGGAAGACTTCACCCAAGCCTTGGCCCTGGCCAGTGAAGCGAAGTACGAAGGCACCACCGCACCGCCCTCGCGCCTGACCCGGCTGGTCAACGCCGCGGCGCCGCACACCCGCGACGAGGCCGCGTTTCGCCGTGACCTGTTGCGCGCCGTGACGTTCAACCTGCTGATCGGCAACGGCGATGCACACTCCAAAAATTACTCCCTCATGCTGCGCGACGGTGGAGAAGTGCTGCTGGCTCCGCTCTATGACGTTGCGCCCACCCTGCTGCTGTACCAGCCGAGCGGCCTTGCCGGGCACGCCGTCAGCGGCCAGATCCGGCTGGGCTACATCACCTTGGAACATCTGGTCGCCGAAGGGGCAGCCTGGGGCATGGACGACGACGATGCCCGTCAGACAGTGGCTTCAACACTGGAGAGGGTGGCGGCAGCGGCGGCGGAAACAGCGCCACCTGAGTCCCTCGGCTTCCTGTCCGAGCTCATCGCGGTCCGCGCCCAGGACCTACTGAACGGCGGCACAGCTAGGCGGGTCCTGGCGCCGAAACTCGAGTAG
- a CDS encoding helix-turn-helix domain-containing protein yields the protein MEHSDELTPFYRAVDAASLGRSIAEARKEAALTQHELAVKLGVTRGTIVRLEAGEAVSMVVAMQAIRAVGRDVALVPRFSKLQVRP from the coding sequence ATGGAACATTCCGATGAGTTGACACCGTTTTACCGGGCTGTCGACGCCGCCTCCCTAGGGAGGTCCATCGCTGAGGCACGCAAAGAGGCCGCGCTCACCCAGCACGAGCTTGCCGTGAAACTGGGCGTCACCCGCGGCACCATCGTGCGACTTGAAGCCGGCGAAGCAGTCTCCATGGTCGTGGCTATGCAAGCCATCAGGGCCGTGGGCCGCGACGTGGCCCTAGTGCCGCGCTTTTCGAAGCTGCAGGTGCGGCCATGA
- a CDS encoding HAD family hydrolase: MTRDALPKDASHAPNRLRLAVVDMVGTTITDDGRTERAMSRALVDHGIEPGTTRFESMLGYARDTMGLSKMTVFSHLFEDPAVAESANRVFENSYDEFIEDGGVRAIAGAEEAILWMRETGMRVCLATGFGRHTQNMVLESLGWMGLADLSLCPSDAGRGRPYPDMILTAVLALDLDDVREVAVVGDTSSDMLSGVRSGASLVAGVLTGSHSEATLRAAGATVVVDSIKELPLLVEKREASHL, translated from the coding sequence ATGACGAGGGATGCATTGCCCAAGGACGCCAGCCACGCACCGAACCGGCTGAGACTGGCTGTGGTGGACATGGTGGGCACCACCATTACGGACGACGGCCGCACGGAGCGGGCCATGTCCCGGGCGCTGGTTGACCACGGAATTGAACCCGGAACCACCAGGTTCGAGAGCATGCTCGGCTACGCCAGGGACACCATGGGCCTCTCGAAAATGACTGTCTTCAGCCACCTCTTTGAGGATCCTGCCGTGGCCGAGAGCGCCAACAGAGTTTTCGAGAACAGCTATGACGAGTTCATTGAAGACGGTGGTGTCCGGGCAATTGCCGGAGCGGAGGAAGCCATCCTGTGGATGCGTGAGACCGGCATGCGGGTTTGCCTGGCCACGGGATTCGGCCGCCACACCCAGAACATGGTGTTGGAATCGCTCGGGTGGATGGGGCTGGCGGACCTCAGCCTGTGCCCGTCCGACGCTGGACGTGGACGGCCTTACCCGGACATGATCCTGACGGCGGTGCTCGCCCTTGACCTCGACGACGTAAGGGAGGTGGCTGTGGTGGGTGACACCAGCTCGGACATGCTCTCGGGTGTTCGTTCCGGAGCATCCCTCGTGGCAGGTGTCCTCACCGGCTCCCATTCAGAGGCGACACTACGCGCGGCCGGAGCCACCGTAGTGGTGGATTCCATCAAGGAGCTCCCGCTCTTGGTGGAGAAGCGCGAAGCCAGCCACCTCTAG
- a CDS encoding alpha/beta hydrolase, with amino-acid sequence MKSAPRRSAGTPSRDRSAQLETGGGLAGGGAAGRSSRRGFAALCIALASMLVLSACTVPFLPAPTAQPSTSTVDPSIAASAPEGLEKYYSQSVEWSSCEGGFHCGKVQVPKDYANPASGDITLSVIKLPSTGNKQGSILVNPGGPGGSGVDFVKDAGNTHFTEKLRANYDVVGFDPRGVGRSAPVTCMTDAERDAAREKVFRKNTDEGLAAALAFNKSFAEQCAQQTGDVMGHIDTVSAAKDLDVLRAVSNDAKLNYLGFSYGTFLGSTYASLFPDNVGRLVLDGAVDPSISNEELTAGQAVAFEKALRTYVGSCQRQQQCPLSGSVDNGVQEIRELITAVDQNPQTAKDGRLVTANDFVNGLILPLYNDQSWPALTQALESAFSGDVSQMMRLADLGADREPNGTYSSNSAFAFQAINCLDYPMVTDTAAMRAEEVRLMQDSPTFGAFFAYGGVSCKDWPYASTRTPAPVEYNGSAPIVVVGTTGDPATPLQWSQSLRKQLENASLVTWEGEGHTAYGRANSCVSTAVDDYFVDGKLPQDGLKC; translated from the coding sequence ATGAAGTCCGCACCCCGCCGGTCCGCCGGTACCCCTTCACGGGACCGGTCTGCCCAGCTCGAAACGGGTGGTGGTTTGGCAGGCGGGGGTGCTGCGGGGCGTAGCTCCCGCCGCGGTTTTGCGGCACTGTGCATTGCGCTTGCGTCCATGCTGGTACTGAGCGCGTGCACCGTTCCGTTCCTGCCGGCTCCAACGGCCCAGCCGTCCACCAGTACGGTGGATCCGTCCATCGCAGCCTCAGCTCCTGAGGGCCTGGAGAAGTACTACTCGCAGTCGGTGGAGTGGAGCTCGTGCGAGGGTGGCTTCCACTGCGGCAAGGTCCAGGTGCCTAAGGACTACGCCAATCCGGCCTCCGGGGACATCACGCTTTCTGTCATTAAGTTGCCCAGCACCGGCAACAAGCAAGGGTCCATCCTGGTGAATCCCGGCGGCCCCGGCGGCTCGGGCGTGGATTTCGTCAAGGACGCCGGCAACACCCACTTCACCGAGAAGTTGCGGGCCAACTACGACGTGGTGGGTTTTGATCCCAGGGGTGTGGGCCGTTCCGCGCCGGTGACCTGTATGACCGACGCCGAACGTGACGCCGCCCGCGAAAAAGTGTTCCGCAAGAACACTGACGAAGGGCTGGCCGCCGCGCTTGCCTTCAACAAGTCCTTCGCTGAGCAGTGCGCCCAGCAGACCGGCGATGTCATGGGGCACATAGATACCGTGAGTGCGGCTAAGGACCTGGATGTCCTGCGCGCGGTGTCAAACGATGCCAAGCTCAACTACCTGGGCTTCTCCTACGGCACCTTCCTGGGCTCCACCTACGCTTCACTTTTTCCGGACAACGTGGGCCGGCTGGTCCTCGATGGCGCCGTGGATCCTTCCATCAGCAACGAAGAACTGACAGCGGGCCAAGCAGTCGCTTTCGAAAAAGCCCTGCGCACCTACGTGGGCAGCTGCCAACGGCAGCAACAGTGCCCCCTGAGCGGCTCAGTGGATAACGGTGTCCAGGAAATCCGGGAACTCATCACGGCTGTGGACCAGAACCCCCAGACCGCCAAAGACGGACGGTTGGTGACCGCCAACGACTTCGTCAACGGTCTCATCCTCCCCCTCTACAACGACCAAAGCTGGCCGGCCCTGACCCAAGCGCTGGAAAGCGCCTTCTCCGGTGACGTGTCCCAGATGATGCGGTTGGCGGATCTTGGCGCCGACCGCGAACCCAACGGCACGTACAGCTCCAACTCCGCCTTCGCATTCCAGGCCATCAACTGCCTGGACTACCCGATGGTGACCGACACCGCCGCCATGCGAGCCGAGGAAGTCCGCCTCATGCAGGACTCCCCCACATTCGGGGCATTCTTTGCCTACGGAGGCGTCAGCTGCAAGGACTGGCCCTACGCCAGCACGCGCACCCCGGCACCCGTGGAATACAACGGCTCCGCACCCATCGTGGTGGTAGGCACCACCGGCGACCCCGCAACTCCGTTGCAATGGTCCCAGTCGCTGCGCAAGCAGCTGGAGAATGCCTCCCTGGTTACGTGGGAAGGTGAGGGTCACACAGCCTACGGCCGTGCGAACTCCTGCGTCAGCACCGCCGTCGACGACTACTTTGTTGACGGCAAACTGCCGCAGGACGGCCTCAAGTGCTAG
- a CDS encoding DNA polymerase III subunit delta', translating to MSVWDDLQGQAPVVAQLKQAAQGDTGLTHAWLFTGPPGSGRSNAAKAFAAALNCEQDDVTMRGCGQCAACHTILGETHSDVTFVRTEKVTITIDEARELVSKAGDRPATGRWRIIVVEDADRMAERTTNVLLKAIEEPTPRTIWMLCAPSPADVLVTIRSRCRPVSLRLPPAADVAELLVRRDGVERQLADRAARAAQSHIGIARRLARDADARQRRLDTVRIPLGLRGVTAAVMMAEKLVKIATEEANSSNDERDAAEKIALLASLGAPESGTLPPSMRSQVKQLEDDQKRRAKRSITDSLDRTLTDLLSFYRDVLIIQLGNAVELVNVELKSELEDYAGHSTPETTLARMDAINKARVRITTTNVAPLLAVESMATSLIQQ from the coding sequence GTGAGCGTCTGGGACGACCTTCAAGGCCAGGCACCGGTGGTTGCCCAGCTCAAGCAGGCGGCGCAGGGCGATACCGGGCTCACCCATGCCTGGCTCTTTACCGGGCCGCCGGGATCGGGCCGCTCAAACGCAGCCAAGGCCTTCGCCGCTGCCTTGAACTGCGAGCAGGACGACGTCACTATGCGCGGCTGTGGCCAGTGCGCGGCATGCCACACGATCCTCGGTGAGACCCACTCGGATGTGACGTTCGTGCGCACCGAAAAGGTCACCATCACCATTGATGAAGCCCGTGAACTCGTCTCCAAAGCCGGCGACCGGCCAGCTACGGGTCGGTGGCGGATCATTGTGGTGGAAGATGCGGACCGCATGGCCGAGCGCACCACCAATGTTCTGCTGAAAGCCATTGAGGAACCCACTCCCAGGACCATCTGGATGCTGTGCGCCCCTTCCCCTGCCGATGTCCTGGTCACCATCCGTTCCCGATGCCGCCCTGTGAGCCTGCGGCTACCGCCGGCCGCTGACGTCGCCGAGCTTTTGGTGAGGCGCGACGGCGTCGAACGCCAACTTGCAGACCGTGCGGCACGTGCTGCACAAAGCCATATAGGCATCGCCCGCCGCTTGGCCCGCGACGCCGATGCGCGGCAGCGCCGGCTGGATACGGTTCGAATACCGCTTGGTCTTCGAGGCGTTACCGCTGCCGTGATGATGGCCGAGAAATTGGTCAAAATTGCAACCGAGGAAGCCAACAGCTCCAACGACGAACGCGACGCTGCGGAGAAGATCGCACTGCTGGCGAGCCTGGGCGCTCCCGAATCCGGGACGCTCCCACCCTCCATGCGCAGCCAGGTCAAGCAGCTTGAGGACGACCAGAAACGGCGCGCCAAACGCTCCATCACTGACTCGTTGGACCGGACGCTCACAGATCTGCTGTCCTTCTACCGGGACGTCCTGATCATCCAGTTGGGGAACGCTGTGGAACTGGTCAACGTTGAACTCAAGAGCGAGCTGGAAGACTACGCGGGCCATTCAACGCCGGAAACCACCCTGGCCCGAATGGACGCCATCAACAAAGCCCGTGTCCGAATCACCACCACCAACGTGGCGCCGCTGTTGGCGGTCGAGTCCATGGCCACGAGCCTCATCCAGCAATAG
- the tmk gene encoding dTMP kinase yields the protein MSIKSPGLFIAFEGGDGAGKSTQAARLSDALESQGLSVLRTREPGGTPIGEKLRSLVLDHGHGTIDPRTEALMFAAARAAHASQVIRPALAEGTVVITDRYIDSSVAYQGAGRSLGAEGVLSLNEWATEGLHPDLTVLLDVDPSDGRQRRTAGDATEDRLESEPDDFHSAIRHAFLDLAAAAPASYLVLPANADIETLACRILERVESLLLANGAPATAESLTSETLPGERP from the coding sequence GTGAGTATTAAGAGCCCAGGCCTTTTCATCGCCTTCGAAGGCGGGGACGGAGCGGGCAAGTCCACCCAGGCCGCCCGGCTCTCTGACGCCCTTGAGTCGCAGGGTCTGTCCGTTCTGCGCACCCGCGAGCCAGGCGGAACTCCCATTGGCGAGAAATTGCGCTCCTTGGTCCTGGACCACGGACACGGAACCATTGATCCGCGGACCGAAGCCCTCATGTTCGCTGCCGCCCGCGCAGCCCATGCCAGCCAGGTGATCCGGCCCGCACTTGCTGAGGGAACAGTAGTCATCACGGACCGCTATATCGATTCATCCGTGGCCTATCAAGGTGCAGGGCGCAGCCTTGGTGCAGAAGGCGTGCTGTCGCTCAACGAATGGGCCACCGAAGGCCTGCATCCGGACCTGACCGTACTGCTGGACGTCGACCCCTCAGATGGTCGCCAGCGGCGGACCGCGGGGGACGCCACTGAGGACAGGCTGGAGTCAGAACCGGACGACTTCCATTCCGCGATCCGGCACGCGTTCCTGGACCTCGCAGCGGCTGCACCCGCCAGCTATCTGGTGCTGCCCGCCAATGCAGATATCGAAACCTTGGCGTGCCGGATCTTGGAGCGGGTGGAATCGCTGCTGCTTGCCAACGGCGCGCCCGCGACCGCCGAGTCACTGACGAGCGAAACTCTTCCGGGCGAACGTCCGTGA
- a CDS encoding aminotransferase class I/II-fold pyridoxal phosphate-dependent enzyme produces MSLSDQRAADLSPETVVVAAGRPDRAHDEPVNPPIVLSSTYFGTGSLGDGDRGYGRYANPTWDPFEDALAKLEGATLPGLLYASGLAAVSSALSLVPAGGVVVMPSHSYAGSLVMATELAEKGFLELRTVDITDTDAVKALISPQTGKKADLLWLESPTNPMLGIADIRALTDAAHAVGAIVVTDNTFSTPLVQQPLKLGSDVVLHSVTKYLAGHSDVVLGALVTSNPELRATLLHHRIIHGGIAGPFEAWLALRGLRTLALRIERSQASAATLAERLSSHPRVETIRYPGLPSDPGHERAKVQMKGFGSILCIQIAGDEQRSGADAADELVRALQLWLPATSLGGVESLIERRRRHTAEPLSVPENLVRLSVGIENVEDLWSDLEQALKSLDG; encoded by the coding sequence ATGAGCCTTTCAGATCAACGTGCCGCCGATTTGTCTCCGGAAACCGTTGTAGTTGCGGCCGGTCGCCCCGACCGCGCCCACGATGAGCCCGTCAACCCGCCTATTGTCCTGTCCTCCACATACTTCGGAACAGGTTCATTAGGCGACGGAGATCGCGGCTACGGGCGCTACGCCAACCCCACGTGGGATCCCTTCGAGGACGCGCTGGCCAAACTGGAAGGCGCCACCCTGCCTGGCTTGCTCTACGCCTCCGGCCTGGCGGCAGTCAGCTCAGCGTTGTCCCTCGTTCCCGCCGGCGGTGTGGTGGTGATGCCCTCACACAGTTACGCAGGTTCCCTGGTCATGGCCACTGAACTGGCTGAGAAGGGATTCCTTGAACTTCGCACGGTGGACATCACGGACACGGACGCCGTCAAGGCGCTTATCAGTCCCCAGACGGGCAAGAAGGCAGATCTGCTCTGGCTGGAGAGCCCCACCAACCCCATGCTCGGCATCGCCGACATCCGCGCACTGACGGACGCTGCCCACGCGGTCGGCGCAATCGTGGTCACGGACAATACTTTCTCCACGCCTCTGGTGCAGCAGCCCCTCAAACTCGGATCCGACGTCGTACTTCACTCGGTGACCAAATACCTGGCGGGACATTCGGACGTCGTCCTCGGCGCCCTGGTCACCTCCAACCCGGAACTTCGCGCCACGCTCCTGCATCACCGAATCATCCACGGTGGCATCGCCGGGCCGTTCGAAGCCTGGCTGGCACTGCGCGGCCTCCGTACCTTGGCGCTAAGGATTGAGCGCTCGCAGGCCTCAGCGGCAACCCTCGCCGAACGCCTCAGCAGCCACCCCCGGGTGGAAACCATCCGTTACCCGGGCCTCCCGAGCGATCCCGGGCACGAGCGCGCCAAGGTACAGATGAAGGGCTTCGGGTCCATCCTCTGCATCCAGATCGCTGGAGACGAACAGCGCAGTGGTGCCGACGCCGCCGACGAATTGGTCCGCGCGCTGCAGCTCTGGCTGCCCGCCACGTCTTTGGGCGGGGTTGAGTCGCTGATTGAACGCCGACGCCGGCACACGGCTGAGCCGCTCAGCGTTCCGGAGAACCTGGTCCGGTTGAGTGTGGGGATCGAGAACGTGGAAGACCTCTGGTCCGACCTTGAGCAAGCGCTGAAGTCGTTGGACGGCTAG
- a CDS encoding DUF2516 family protein: MDGKILIAVVTSGVYWILGLVALALELWAFADCLRHKPTLFVAASKRTKMFWLALTGVALAIGALTVLTGGSSLGLFGIAAVTAACVYLADVRPALREAGSGGNRNVGPYGPW, from the coding sequence GTGGACGGAAAAATTTTGATCGCGGTTGTCACCAGCGGGGTTTACTGGATTCTTGGCCTGGTGGCGCTTGCCCTGGAACTGTGGGCGTTCGCGGACTGCCTGCGCCATAAGCCGACGCTCTTCGTGGCGGCTTCAAAGCGCACCAAGATGTTCTGGTTGGCGCTCACAGGCGTTGCGCTTGCGATCGGCGCCCTGACCGTATTGACGGGCGGCAGCAGCCTTGGACTGTTCGGCATCGCCGCCGTCACCGCAGCGTGCGTGTACCTTGCCGATGTCCGTCCCGCCCTGCGCGAGGCCGGCAGCGGCGGCAACCGGAACGTCGGCCCGTACGGTCCCTGGTAA
- a CDS encoding class I SAM-dependent methyltransferase, whose protein sequence is MVQKAERVGSPRSRGGKPVGNITRGTTNPNRMRRLDRWLAGPQAWRLRAAVDPLVVDLGYGASPTTAVELFERLQAVRPDVRVCGIEIEPERVRTAKALERPGLSFHVGGFEVPVPGNPVLVRAFNVLRQYEEADVGGIWRLVQSRLARGGLFIDGTCDEIGRRVTWVALDAERPLSLSFSVRFGSFELPSEVAERLPKALIHRNIPGEAIHAFLQAMDKAWLEAAPLASFGNRQRWTGMCSSLRDAGWPLQDGPARWRLGEVTVAWDAVAPQ, encoded by the coding sequence GTGGTGCAAAAAGCGGAACGGGTGGGCTCTCCCCGCAGTCGGGGCGGGAAGCCGGTTGGCAACATCACCCGCGGCACCACCAACCCCAACCGCATGCGACGCCTGGACCGGTGGCTTGCCGGACCGCAGGCGTGGCGGCTGCGCGCCGCCGTCGACCCCCTTGTGGTGGACCTGGGCTATGGCGCCTCGCCGACCACCGCCGTCGAACTTTTCGAGCGGCTGCAGGCCGTACGGCCTGACGTGCGGGTCTGTGGAATCGAAATCGAGCCGGAGCGGGTGCGGACCGCCAAGGCGTTGGAGCGGCCGGGCCTCAGCTTCCACGTGGGCGGGTTCGAAGTTCCTGTGCCAGGTAACCCCGTACTGGTCCGGGCCTTCAACGTCCTCCGCCAATATGAGGAAGCCGACGTGGGCGGAATCTGGCGGCTGGTGCAATCGCGTCTCGCCCGGGGCGGACTCTTCATCGATGGCACTTGCGACGAGATCGGCCGCCGCGTCACGTGGGTGGCTTTGGATGCCGAGCGCCCTTTGAGCCTCAGTTTTTCCGTGCGGTTCGGCAGTTTCGAGTTGCCGTCCGAGGTGGCCGAGCGGCTACCCAAGGCCCTGATTCACCGGAACATCCCGGGCGAAGCGATTCATGCCTTCCTGCAGGCCATGGACAAAGCCTGGTTGGAAGCTGCGCCGTTGGCATCGTTCGGGAACCGGCAACGCTGGACGGGCATGTGTAGTTCACTGCGCGACGCCGGGTGGCCGCTTCAGGATGGTCCGGCGAGGTGGCGGTTGGGTGAAGTGACGGTGGCGTGGGACGCGGTGGCGCCTCAGTAA